Within the Azospirillum brasilense genome, the region GGGCGACGCCCCAGGCATGGGCCACATTCAGGCATTCGCGCATCAGCCGGCCCTGGACGGCGGCCATGCCCGGGGCCTGCTCCATGGCGCCCATGGTGGCGCCGGTCAGCACGCTGGTCGGGCCGACCGCCATGTTGAGCATCAGCTTGCTCCACAGCGGCACGCGGATGTCGGCGGGCAGGCGGGCGGTGGCGCCCGCGGCGTTGAAAGAATCCGCCAGGGCCGCCAGCTTTTCCGCGTGGTCGCCGGGCCGGGGGGCGCCGAAGGCCAGCACCGGCAGGGCGGTGTGGGCGACGACGCCCGGCCCGACGATGCGGGCGGGCAGCACCTCCATCACACAGGCGGCCACCCGCTCCGGCCCGATGGCCGACCAGATGGCGCCGCCGGGATCGACCACCTCCAGCGGCTCCGGCGCCACGCCGTCGCCGGCGCCGTACAGGTACCACCAGGGAATGCCGTTCTGCGCCGCCACCACCAGCGTGTCCGGCCCGCACAGGGCGGGGAAGGACGGGGCCAGGGCCGGCAGCCCGTGCCCCTTCACCGTGACGATCACCACGTCCTGCGGGCCGAGGTCTTCGGCGGAGTCGCTGGCCCGCGGCCGGCTGGTCAGCGTCCCTTTCGGCGTCTGCACGGTCAGCCCGCCGTCGCGGATCGCGGCGAGATGGGCGCCGCGGGCCAGCAGCGACAGCTCGTGCCGGCCCGTGGCGGCGAGATACCCGGCCAGCGCGCCGCCCACGGCCCCGGCCCCTACGACGGCGATGCGCATGTCGTTCTCCCTCTCTCGGTCTCGATCACTTGAATTCCAGCGGCGGCAGGTCGTCGTTCAGGTCGCCGCCGAGGCCCTTGAACTGTTCCTCGATCTGCTTGTCGTCGAGCTTGGTGGCGGTCGACTTGTAGTGCATGACCATCTGCGGGAAGGCGATCACCAGAGCCACCATGACGAGCTGGATCACCACGAAGGGCACCGCACCCCAGTAGATCTGGCTGGTCAGGACGGGGGCCGTCTCCTTCTTCGTGATGCGGTCGATGTAGGGCAGCTTGGGCGCCACCGAGCGCAGGAAGAACAGCGAGAAGCCGAAAGGCGGGTGCATGAAGCTGGTCTGCATGTTCACCGCTAGGATGATGCCGAACCACACCAGATCGATGCCCAGGCGATCCGCCGCCGGGGCGAGCAGCGGGATGACGATGAAGGCCAGCTCGAAGAAGTCGAGGAAGAAGGCCAGCAGGAAGACCATCACGCTGACCGCGATCAGGAAGCCCATCTGCCCACCGGGCAGGGAGACCATCAGCTCCTCGACCCAGATGTGGCCGTTGACGCCGTAGAAGGTCAGCGAGAACACCCGCGCGCCGATCAGGATGAACAGCACGAAGGAGGCCAGCTTGGCCGTCGCGTAGGTCGCCTGCCGCACCATGTCGAGGTTCAGCCGCTTCTTCATGGCCGCCAGAGCCAGCGCGCCGACCGCACCCATGGCGCCGCCCTCGGTCGGGGTGGCGAGACCGACGAAGATGGTGCCCAGCACCAGGAAGATCAGCGCCAGCGGCGGCACCATGACGAAGGTCGCCTGCTCGGCCATGCGCGAGATCAGGCGCCGGCCGCTCGTCCGCTCCACCACCGCCACGGCCAGGGCGTAGAGCGCGCCCGCCGCGACGGAATCGCCGACCAGCGCCAGGGTGGTCCACCCGTTCACCGTCAGCCACGCCGCCCCCGCCGTCAGCGCCGCCGTGGCGATGGCCTGCAGGACGAGGCGCTGCGCGCCGAAGCCGCGGTTGAAGGCCGCCGCCAGGAAGGCGACCAGCACCGCCACCGAGAGCAGCAGCACGACGTAGTCGGCGCCGGACTTCACGTCGGTGCGGCCCATCACCCAGGTGGCGACCCCACCCGCGAACAAGGCCAGCAGTCCGAGCTGCCAGACGCCGCGCGCGCCGTTCGGCTCGCGGTGGGCGATGGCCTCCGGCGGCAGGCCGGGGGCGGCCTTGGGCCAGATCATCGAGACGACGAAGACGTAGAGCGCGTAGAGGCCCGACAGCAGCAGGCCGGGGACGAAGGCGGCCTCGTACATGTCGCCGACCGAGCGGCCGAGCTGGTCGGCCATGACGATCAGCACCAGCGACGGCGGGATGATCTGGGCCAGCGTGCCCGACGCCGCGATCACGCCCGACGCCAGACGGCGGTCATAGCCGTAGCGCAGCATGATCGGCAGCGAGATCAGGCCCATCGAGATCACCGACGCGGCCACCACGCCGGTCGTCGCGGCGAGCA harbors:
- a CDS encoding ketopantoate reductase family protein — translated: MRIAVVGAGAVGGALAGYLAATGRHELSLLARGAHLAAIRDGGLTVQTPKGTLTSRPRASDSAEDLGPQDVVIVTVKGHGLPALAPSFPALCGPDTLVVAAQNGIPWWYLYGAGDGVAPEPLEVVDPGGAIWSAIGPERVAACVMEVLPARIVGPGVVAHTALPVLAFGAPRPGDHAEKLAALADSFNAAGATARLPADIRVPLWSKLMLNMAVGPTSVLTGATMGAMEQAPGMAAVQGRLMRECLNVAHAWGVALPDDIDERLSRGSGVPGHKPSMLQDFEAGRSMEIDPIVTTVLELARRRGVPVPTIETLWALTALKERVARAD
- a CDS encoding TRAP transporter large permease yields the protein MAPIMFATLVGMLLLGYPVAFALAANGLLFGLIGIEIGLFRPDLFQALPERVYGTMNNDVLLAVPFFTFMGLVLERSGMAEDLLDTIGQLFGSIRGGLAYAVIFVGALLAATTGVVAASVISMGLISLPIMLRYGYDRRLASGVIAASGTLAQIIPPSLVLIVMADQLGRSVGDMYEAAFVPGLLLSGLYALYVFVVSMIWPKAAPGLPPEAIAHREPNGARGVWQLGLLALFAGGVATWVMGRTDVKSGADYVVLLLSVAVLVAFLAAAFNRGFGAQRLVLQAIATAALTAGAAWLTVNGWTTLALVGDSVAAGALYALAVAVVERTSGRRLISRMAEQATFVMVPPLALIFLVLGTIFVGLATPTEGGAMGAVGALALAAMKKRLNLDMVRQATYATAKLASFVLFILIGARVFSLTFYGVNGHIWVEELMVSLPGGQMGFLIAVSVMVFLLAFFLDFFELAFIVIPLLAPAADRLGIDLVWFGIILAVNMQTSFMHPPFGFSLFFLRSVAPKLPYIDRITKKETAPVLTSQIYWGAVPFVVIQLVMVALVIAFPQMVMHYKSTATKLDDKQIEEQFKGLGGDLNDDLPPLEFK